From the genome of Desulfobaculum xiamenense:
GCCGCTACACGACGACACTTGCGCTCAACAACGAGTTCCTCGCGTACATGAAACAGAACAAGGCAACTGCCGAGGACACCGCCAAGTGGTTCCTGCGTGAGCATCGCGACCTGTGGACCGGCTGGGTCTCGCCCGAGGTGGCCCGCAAGGTGGAGGCCGCACTTTAGCGGCGACGAATATCGGCGCGTCCACGGACGCGCCTTGCTGCGGTGGCCTGCGCGGCGTGCGGGCCGCCGGTAATCCGGCACAAAGGAGAGAATGTGATCGATTTTCCCGAATATCTGAATATACCCATGGCCCAGTGGGTAGACACGGCGATGAAGTGGATGCTCCTCAATTGGGGCGATTTCTTCGAGGCCGTGGGCGACGTGATGCTCGGCTTCCTCGTCAATCTGGAACGCATGTTCCTGTGGGTGCCGTGGCCTGTGGTTGTGGCGCTAGCCTTTCTGGCCGGGTGGCGGCTGGTGGGGCGGCTCACCTCGGGACTGGCCATGGCGGCCATGCTCATGATCGTGGGGGCCTTCGGCTACTGGAAGTTCGCCATGATGACGCTGTCCCTCGTGACGGGCGCGGTGGTCGTGTCCCTCGCGCTGGGCGTGCCGCTTGGCATCCTCATGGCTCGCAGCGACCGTTTCGAGCGAGTGGCGAAGCCCGTGCTCGACGCCATGCAGACCATGCCGAGCTTTGTGTACCTCATCCCGGTGCTCATGTTCTTCGGACTTGGCAAGGTTCCGGCCCTGTTCGCGACCATCATCTACTCCATGCCGCCGGTTATCCGGTTGACCAATGTGGGCATCCGCGAGGTGCCGCGCGAGGTGGTGGAGTGCTCGCAGGCCTTCGGTGCCACGCCGTGGCAGACGCTGCTCAAGGTCCAGTTGCCGCTGGCACGGCCGACCATCGTCGTGGGATTGAACCAGACCACCATGATGGCGCTGGCCATGGTCGTGGTGGCATCCATGATCGGCGCACGCGGACTCGGCATGGAAGTGCTCATTTCCATCAATAGGATTGAGGTTGGGCGCGGCTTCGAGGCCGGATTGTCCATCGTCTTCCTTGCCATCATCATCGACCGCATCACCCACGCGCTGGCCACTCGCAAGGCTACCGCGTAGCGGACGTGATTCGCGCGGCGCGCATTGACGCGTGGTCGCAACGCCTGTAGCCGTGAAGGGCGACTTGAGCGGCGTACCCTGAACCTCGTTCGGGCGGGGGTAGAAGCAAGGGTGTCGCAGGTCCGGAAGCCCGACTCTTTCGGGCCGTCGCCAATCATGGCGCTTCGCTTTCATGCGGGGCTTGCGCGCACGCGGCGCAAGGGGCACTCTGCTCCTGCACACATTTCCCCGGATTCGATCCGGAAATCACGCAGGAGCAGTTCATGTCCCCGTTCGATTCGTCATTCGCCTTTCCCCCCTTTGGCGCGGCGTCGCGCCGTTCTCCTGTCTATGCCCGCAATGCCATGGCCGCGGCCAGCCACCCCGCGGCAGTTGAGGCCGGTCTCGGCATGCTTGACCGTGGCGGGACCGCCGCCGATGCCGCCGTGGCCATGGCCGCCGTGCTGGCCGTGGTGGAGCCGTGTTCCACCGGCCTTGGCGGCGACGCCTTCGTCCTCTATCACGACGCAGCAAGCCGCCGCGTGACCGGACTGAACGGTTCGGGGCGCTCGCCGCAGGCCCTCGATTTCGACACTCTCGCCAGCCGCACCGGCGGCGCGCTGCCGCCGCGCCATGCACTGGCGGTTACCGTGCCCGGCGCATGCGCTGCGTGGTGCGATCTGCTGGAGCGCCACGGGGTGTTGCCGCTGGCCGAGGTGCTGGCTCCTGCCCTTGAGTATGCGGCGGAGGGCTTCGTGGTCGGTCCGGTGACGGCGCACCTGTGGGCCGAGGGCGCGGACGCGTTGCGTGCCGCCGGGGGGGAGGAACTTCTGCCCGGTGGTGAGGCTCCCCGACCGGGGCAGCCCGTGACCAGCCCCGGCATGGCCCGCGTGCTGGACATCCTGTCCGGGGCGGGAGGCACCGAGGCAGCGCGCCGGGCCTTCTATGCCGGTGAGATCGCCGCCGACATCGTGACCGCCGTACGCGAGCGTGGGGGCGTGCTGGACGCTTCGGACCTTGCCGCGCATCGCTCGCAGTGGGCGGCGCCCATTACTACTATGTACCGTGGCCTTCGCGTCAGTGAGTGCGCCCCGAACGGGCAGGGCATCACCGCGCTCATGGCCCTCGACGTGCTCTCCGCTCTTGATGCGCCGACATTCGGCGACGGCTTCGGCCCCGCACGCGTGCATGCGCAGGTCGAGGCCCTGCGTCTCGCCTTTGCCGATTCCCGCCGCTATGTGGCCGATCCGGATCACGAGGACGTGCCCGTGCGTGGCCTGCTCGATGCGGACTATGCTGCGCAGCGGGCGCGACAGGTGCTACCCGGTCGCCGCAATCCGGACATCGTCCATGGCACGCCGCCCGCGTCGTCGGACACCGTATACTTTTGCGTCATGGACGCCTTCGGCAACGCCTGCTCCATGGTCAACAGCTGCTACATGACCTTTGGAACAGGCATCGTGCCGCGCAACACGGGCTTCGCGCTCCAGAATCGCGGGCACAATTTCAGCCTCGACCCCGCAAGTCCCAACCGCCTCGGTCCCGGACGGCGCACCTACCACACCATCATTCCCGGCATGCTTCACGATCGGCGCGGAACGCTGCTTGGGCCCTTCGGTGTCATGGGCGGATTCATGCAGCCGCAGGGGCACGTGCAGATTCTTTCCGCCCTTGCCGACGACGGCTGTGACCCGCAGGCCGCGCTGGACCGGACGCGCTTCTGCATTACCGACGGAACGCCCGGCGGAGAACTTGCGGTGGAGGAGGGCATGCCCGAGGCCATTCGCGTCGCGCTGGCCGACATGGGGCACCCTGTGCGTATGGTTGGCGGGTATGACCGGGCGTTGTTCGGACGGGGGCAGATCATCCTGCGCGATCCGCACACCGGGTGGCTGACCGCGGGCAGCGACCCGCGCGCCGACGGCTGCGCCTTCGGCTACTGACGCGAAGCGTACAGGGCTATATCAATGACAACGGGGCCGTCGCGCGTGGTGCGCGGCGGCCTCGTCTTTTTGAAAGAGGAAATGTCAGACGGTGGCGGGGAGGTGGTCGTCGGCGATAATGCGGGCAAAGGCCATGGAACTGGTGAAGGCCGGGGAGATGGAATTGAGGATGTGCGTCGAGTTGCCGGTGCCGAGGACCAGGAAGTCCGAGACTAGTTCATTGGTGCGGGTATCCACCAGCTGCGGGCGGATGCCGACCTTGGCGCAGGGCAGGATGTCCGTGGGTTCGAGGCCCTTCACCAGCCGCTGTGCCTCGCGGAAGAAGCAGGCGAAGACCATCCGCCGCACCTCGTCCACGGCCAGCGAGCGGAACTTGGGGTTGGCGGCGAAGAGCGTGGCATCGCGCATGAGGATGGACAGGCCCTCGCGGCCGATGCCATCGATGCCGTGGTAGTTTTCGCGTCCGAAGGCGGGCGTGGCCGTTGGGCCGATGTACACGTCGCCGTGTACGCCGCGCGTGAAGTGCACGCCGAGGAACGGATTGCGGATGTCCGGCACGGGGTAGATGCTGCCGCGCACAAGCTCCGCGCGGGCCGGGGCGAGCTGGCGGTACGCACCCTTGAAGGGCACGAAGCAGTAGTCCAGACCGATTCCGAAGGCGTGGGCGAGGGTGTCGGCATGCGCGCCCATGGCGTTGATCAGGTGCCCGAAGGCCACTGGCCCGGCCGTGGTGTCGAGCCTGCCGTCCGGGCGCGGGCCGATGGCGCGGGTGTCGAGGAACAGGCGCACGCGGCCGGTGGCCGTCAGGTCGTCCGCAAGGCTTTTCAGGATGGCGCGGGGATCGACCACGGCAGTTCGCGGCGAGTGCAGCGCCCTGTCGATGGTTTTGGCGTGGGGTTCGATGTCGGCCAGTTCATGCTCATCGACCATGCGCACGTCCGCTCCGTTGGCGAGGGCGCGGCGGTGAAGTTCGTCGAGGACGGCGAGCTGCTCCGGGGCCGTGGTCACGATGACCTTGCCGTTCTCCCCGAGGGGCAGGCTCTTTTCGCGACAGTACTCGCGCATGAGCCGGTTGCCTTCCATGCACGTCTTGGCGCGGGCGGAACCCGGTGCGTAGTAGATGCCCGCATGCAGCACGCCGCTGTTGCGGCCCGATGCGTGCGCCCCGGTGTGGGGTTCCTTTTCGATGATGAGGATGTCGCCGTGTCCCCGGGAGAGCAGTTCGCGGGCGATGGTCAGGCCCATGATGCCTGCTCCGCAGATGACGGTCTGTGCCTTGTGCATCGGATGCATTCCTCGCGGATGTGTTGAACGTGCGCAGAAGGGCAGGTTTGTAATGCATTTTCGCAGGTTTTACAAATGGATGTGCCGGACGTTCCGCGCGTGCAACCTCTTGCCATGAAGCGTCGGGAAGCGTAATGATTGGAGATTCGGAGAAGGAACAGTCTACAACGTATACCTAACCTGTGGAGAAGTCATGAAATTCAAGCTGATGTTCGCTGCCGCGCTTCTCGCGGCCATGGGCTGTCTCGCCGGCTGCCAGAAGCAGGAGACCGAAAAGATCGCGCTGGTCGATCCCGCCGAAGTGTTCCAGACCTGCGACGCCTGCGTCGCTGGCGGCGAGTACCTGCGCGGCATGGGGCAGCAGATGCAGGCGCGCCTTGCCGCCATCCAGCAGCCCGCCGAGGGCGAGATGGACAAGGACGCCATGAAGAAGGCTCAGGACGAGTTCATCGCCCTGCAGCAGAAGATTTCCTCCGAGCAGCAGCGCATCGTCGAGAAGCTCAATGGCGAGTTCAAGTCCGTCATGGACGACTACCGCGCCAAGAATGGCGTGAGCGTCATCCTCAATAAGCAGCAGGCCCTGTCCTACGGCGAGACCGCCGACGCGACCAAGGCCGTTGTCGAGGCCCTCAACGCCCGCAAGATCGACCTCGGCATCACCGCTGAGACCGCTGCCCCCGAGGCGACTCCCGAGGCTGCCCCCGAGGCTGCGAAGGAAGCTGCTCCCGAGGCTCCCGCCGCCCAGTAGACCGTCCGGACGTGCGCACGCGATGCCGATGTGGCATCCGTGGCGTGGCGTCCCGGTTCATTTTGCGAGGCCCGCGCGGACATTCCGTGCGGGCCTTTCGCATGCCCGGCGTTCGGTCAGTCCTGCCGTCGGCGCGGCGTTGACAGGCGTTGCGCCGGGTGCGAACACAAGGTGTCATGCACACATCGCGCAGAGTCATATTGCACGTCGACATGGACGCCTTTTTCGCCAGCGTGGAGCAGGCCGACGATCCGAGCCTCAAGGGGAAGCCCGTGATCATCGGCGGTTCGCACCGAGGCGTGGTCTCCACCGCGTCCTACGAGGCGCGGGTCTTTGGCGTGCATTCCGCCATGCCCTCGGCCACGGCGCGCAGGCTGTGCCCGCATGGCGTGTTCCTGCCGGGGCGCATGCGCCGCTACCGCGAGGTGTCGGGCATCGTCATGGACATTCTGCGCACCACCTCCCCGCTGGTCGAGCAGGTTTCCGTGGACGAGGCCTACATCGACGCCACGGGCACCGATCGGCTGTTCGGGCCGCCGCAGGCGCTGGCGGCGCACATCAAAAGCGAGATCGTCGCAGCCACCGGGCTGACTTGTTCCGTCGGCATCGCCCCCAACCGTTTTCTGTCCAAAATCGCATCGGACATGAACAAGCCCAACGGCGTCTTCTCCATCGCCGAGGACGAGGTGGCGGCATTTCTGGCGACCTTGCCGGTGCGGAAGATTCCGGGCATCGGCCCGCGCACGCAGGAGACGCTCAAGCTCTACGGCGTGACTGTCGTCGGGGACATCCTGAAGCGCTCCGCCGAGTTCTGGGTACAGCGGCTTGGGCGCATGGGGGCCCTGCTGCACGAGCGGGCATCCGGTGTGGACGATACGCCCATCGTGCCCTACCACGAACCGAAGTCGTCCAGCGCCGAGAATACGCTGGACGAGGATACGACGGATCGCGAGGTGCTGCGGCGTTGGCTTTTCGTGCAGGCCGAGCGCGTGGGGGCGGACCTGCGGCGGCACGGCTACCGTGGGCGCACGGTGACCCTCAAGCTCAAGTACGCGGATTTCACTGCCTGCACCCGTAGCCGGACGCTGCCTGACTGTACCGATGTGACGGGTGTTATTTTCGATACCGCCTGCGAATTGCTGGATGCCGAGGCGCTACGCAAGCGGGTTCGGCTCATCGGGGTGGGGGTGTCGAACTTCAATCAGCCGCAGCGGCAGTTGAGCCTGTTCGAGATGCCTGCGCAGTCTGCGGGCGGCGCACCGCGAGCCGTTGACGCAAAGCCGCGCGGCGCGGAACTCGACAGGGCCATGGACGCCATTCGGCAGCGCTTCGGGCGCGACGCCGTGCAACGGGGACTCGTGTTCGGATTCGACGGCGACGACTGACGCGGCCTGCGGGCCGGGGGAGGTGTCATGAGCGGTCGGTCGGATGACATGATGCGCGTGGAGGTGGACAGCCTCGGCACCGTGCAGGTTCCGCGTGACAGGCTGTGGGGAGCGCAGACCCAGCGGGCGCTGGAGAATTTTCCGCAGGGCGAGGGCATGCCCGTGCCCATCGTGCGCGCGATGTGCCGGATCAAGGGCGCTGCCGCGCGGGTCAACGCCCGTCTCGGCCTCGTGCCGCAGGCC
Proteins encoded in this window:
- a CDS encoding DNA polymerase IV, yielding MHTSRRVILHVDMDAFFASVEQADDPSLKGKPVIIGGSHRGVVSTASYEARVFGVHSAMPSATARRLCPHGVFLPGRMRRYREVSGIVMDILRTTSPLVEQVSVDEAYIDATGTDRLFGPPQALAAHIKSEIVAATGLTCSVGIAPNRFLSKIASDMNKPNGVFSIAEDEVAAFLATLPVRKIPGIGPRTQETLKLYGVTVVGDILKRSAEFWVQRLGRMGALLHERASGVDDTPIVPYHEPKSSSAENTLDEDTTDREVLRRWLFVQAERVGADLRRHGYRGRTVTLKLKYADFTACTRSRTLPDCTDVTGVIFDTACELLDAEALRKRVRLIGVGVSNFNQPQRQLSLFEMPAQSAGGAPRAVDAKPRGAELDRAMDAIRQRFGRDAVQRGLVFGFDGDD
- a CDS encoding gamma-glutamyltransferase family protein yields the protein MSPFDSSFAFPPFGAASRRSPVYARNAMAAASHPAAVEAGLGMLDRGGTAADAAVAMAAVLAVVEPCSTGLGGDAFVLYHDAASRRVTGLNGSGRSPQALDFDTLASRTGGALPPRHALAVTVPGACAAWCDLLERHGVLPLAEVLAPALEYAAEGFVVGPVTAHLWAEGADALRAAGGEELLPGGEAPRPGQPVTSPGMARVLDILSGAGGTEAARRAFYAGEIAADIVTAVRERGGVLDASDLAAHRSQWAAPITTMYRGLRVSECAPNGQGITALMALDVLSALDAPTFGDGFGPARVHAQVEALRLAFADSRRYVADPDHEDVPVRGLLDADYAAQRARQVLPGRRNPDIVHGTPPASSDTVYFCVMDAFGNACSMVNSCYMTFGTGIVPRNTGFALQNRGHNFSLDPASPNRLGPGRRTYHTIIPGMLHDRRGTLLGPFGVMGGFMQPQGHVQILSALADDGCDPQAALDRTRFCITDGTPGGELAVEEGMPEAIRVALADMGHPVRMVGGYDRALFGRGQIILRDPHTGWLTAGSDPRADGCAFGY
- the lhgO gene encoding L-2-hydroxyglutarate oxidase — translated: MHKAQTVICGAGIMGLTIARELLSRGHGDILIIEKEPHTGAHASGRNSGVLHAGIYYAPGSARAKTCMEGNRLMREYCREKSLPLGENGKVIVTTAPEQLAVLDELHRRALANGADVRMVDEHELADIEPHAKTIDRALHSPRTAVVDPRAILKSLADDLTATGRVRLFLDTRAIGPRPDGRLDTTAGPVAFGHLINAMGAHADTLAHAFGIGLDYCFVPFKGAYRQLAPARAELVRGSIYPVPDIRNPFLGVHFTRGVHGDVYIGPTATPAFGRENYHGIDGIGREGLSILMRDATLFAANPKFRSLAVDEVRRMVFACFFREAQRLVKGLEPTDILPCAKVGIRPQLVDTRTNELVSDFLVLGTGNSTHILNSISPAFTSSMAFARIIADDHLPATV
- a CDS encoding OmpH family outer membrane protein, giving the protein MKFKLMFAAALLAAMGCLAGCQKQETEKIALVDPAEVFQTCDACVAGGEYLRGMGQQMQARLAAIQQPAEGEMDKDAMKKAQDEFIALQQKISSEQQRIVEKLNGEFKSVMDDYRAKNGVSVILNKQQALSYGETADATKAVVEALNARKIDLGITAETAAPEATPEAAPEAAKEAAPEAPAAQ
- a CDS encoding proline/glycine betaine ABC transporter permease, coding for MIDFPEYLNIPMAQWVDTAMKWMLLNWGDFFEAVGDVMLGFLVNLERMFLWVPWPVVVALAFLAGWRLVGRLTSGLAMAAMLMIVGAFGYWKFAMMTLSLVTGAVVVSLALGVPLGILMARSDRFERVAKPVLDAMQTMPSFVYLIPVLMFFGLGKVPALFATIIYSMPPVIRLTNVGIREVPREVVECSQAFGATPWQTLLKVQLPLARPTIVVGLNQTTMMALAMVVVASMIGARGLGMEVLISINRIEVGRGFEAGLSIVFLAIIIDRITHALATRKATA